A window of Candidatus Kryptoniota bacterium genomic DNA:
TCTTTATTGTTCACTTTCTTTTGTCCCGAAGGGATCCCTTCGGGACTCACCCAAAAGTCCCGCTCTTTGGGATCCCGTTCATCGTATGGTTGTTTCTGAACGGGAAAAGTGAACCGAAAGTCCGCCTTCTGCGGATGCGCCACATACAATAATCGAGGCGCAAAAAGGGTGCCCTGCGGAAATGGTCCCGACTTGCGTCGGGATCGTCCCGTACTCAGGTATATGCGATTTTTTGAATAGCTATTCCAATTCATTCACCTAACAAAAAATCGCTATAACCACGTGTTGAGTCTTAAAACGCACTTCCTACCCAACGGGACTCTCCCGAAGGGATCCCTTCGGGACATTTTCGCAAGGGACATATTCGCAGTTGAACTTGAGACACCACCAAAGTTTGCACTTCATTCAGTCACGGAATAAATTCACTGAATCTCACAAACCAACCTGGGTTATATGGCTGTCTACATTTCACTTCTACGCGGAATAAATGTCGGTGGAAACAAGATCGTACCGATGAGCGACCTCGAGGGAATGTTCGGACAACTCGGATTCTCCGACGTTACAACCTATATCCAAAGTGGCAACATTGTTTTCAAAAGCGGCAAGAAGTCCGTTCTTGAGCTTGAAAAGAAAATATCGGCCGCAATCAAAACCCGATTCGGATTTCAAGTAGACGTATTGGTCCTTTCTCTTGACGATTTGAAGAAGATGATGGAGAAGAATCCGTTCACGGATAACAAGTTGAAAACCGGCGAACGTATATATTTTACAATAATGTCGGATAAGGTGAAGAGCGAGACCGTCGCATCATTGAATCATCCGAAAGGAGCTGGTGATGATTTCAAGGTGATAGGCCGGGTCGCTTATCTTTTATGCCGAACCGGGTACTCGAAGACTGTTTTCAACAACAACTATATTGAGAAGATCCTGAAGGTGACTGCGACCACGAGGAATCTTGAAACACTCTCAAAACTGGTCGAGATTGGAAATGACCTTGCCGGTAAGCCCGATTGATAATTAAACATTCAGAATTGAGAATTAATTTATGACATGGCAGGAGGCTTTTGATATTCTTGAGTTGTCGAATCCTAAAACTCTTGAAGAACTTCGAGAAGCTTACAGCATACAGGTGAAGGCCTGGCATCCGGACCGCTTCGAAAGCGACGCCAAAATGCAGCGAATCGGAACCGCGAGGATGAAGCTCATAAACGAGGCGTTCAGATACCTCAGGGAGAATTGGTCGAAGCGTGAGGACTATCTAATAAGACAAAAGGTCCACAAGGCACCCATTCCGGTCGGCGAACGTAGGACGGGTCCCAGGGAAATAGTGACGGTCCTGGAACACGCACGTTCGGTTGCGAGGAAAACGGGAATAACTTTTGCCGCGAAGAGAATACACGAGTACCTTGGCGACGCGACGATCTCAGCGATCTTCTCAGATCACCGCAGTCGCGAACTGAGACTCAAGGTAGGAGAAGCAGTAACGATCGAGTTTGGAAAATCAGCTCGGTACGAAATACGCTTGCTTCAGGTCAGGCAGGTGTACAAGTCGCGTCGTGGGATGCCGTTTCCACTGTTCTATCCAGCCGCCGACCTGGCAGTAACGAGACTCGCTTGAGTCTTTATTATTCAAACCGGAAGCTCATTCAAAGACAACGGTAGTGACAGAATGAGAGACGAAACGCTAGTTGTCTTAAATCAACTTAAGAACCTTGATTTGTCAACTTATCCTTATGAAAGAGCCAAAGAGTTAATTGGCAAACTTGGCTGGTACTATGCCGAGCTTCCACTGCGTTCAGGAGCAACCATCATAAGATCTCGCCTTAACGAGAATAAAAAAGCATTTACTTCCAAAGAGGAGTTGACCTATGTGTCTAAGGAGAAAAATAAGACCTATAGACGGGCAAGTACTCCCCACTCAACGATGTTCTACGCGGCCCTGGAACCTGGGTCGCTAGAACGGGATAGGTTCTATTCAGCACAAGTCACATGTGCCTGCGAACTGTTGAAAGAATGGATGGGGGACAAATATGTAATGGGTAGAAAAGTAATAACCTTAGGTTACTGGCGCGTCACAAAAGATTTGCATTTGTGTGCCGTGGTTCAAAACGAGGATTTTTCTAGTTCAAATCCAACGGTCAAATTGATTATGGACCGTCTTACAAAGTGCATTGCAGATCTCGAAGACAAAAAAGATGATGTTCTATTGGTATCTACGTTCTTCGCGAATGAGTTTGCCAAAAAGGAACGAAACAATTACGATTATTTACTCTCGTCAGTGTTCACAGAGCGAATGGTTAATAAGGGAATGGACGGAGTCTTCTACCCAAGCGTTTGTTTGGATGGCCGTGGATTCAATATTGCCATAAGCCCCCTGGTGGCTGATTCGAAGCTTGAATTGATGGCTGTAAAAGAAGCGTCAGTATACAAATACTACGGTGATTTCCTTATTGATTACGACAAGGTGATTGAGCTTGTATCAAATCAAACCACTTTTGAGTTAGTGCCAAAATTAGAAAACGACCATCACGAACGTGACAAGTGGCTCCGTGATCTTGGACTGAAAAGCATTGACGATCTTAAGTAGAGTCAAACCATTCTGTTCCATCACAGAATGCTGAGGAGAAAAGTGTGATTGGCACAAAACGATCTGACATAGAGCCGGGGCTCAAGGTCTCGATCGTCCTGAAGCAGGATCAACGAACCGGCAAACTTACGGAGGGAATCGTTAAGGATATACTCACGAGTTCTCCAACCCATCCGCATGGTATCAAGGTGCGCTTGGAAACGGGAGAAGTCGGAAGGGTAAAGAAAATTCAGAACTCGTGAACTGATCCGACTGCTGACTCCGATCATTACTGATACGCGGTCTTTTAATAGGGCCGGAGGTCGGCTGGATTTTATTTAACTGTGGTCCGTGTTTTGGCTTTGTTTCTCTCGCCAGTATAGCCTAGATTCACTCTGCATGATGGGACAGGAATCTTCGAGTTCTAAGTCCGCGATTCAAAATTCACGATTAACAAATTAAAATCCTCCAAATGGGAGATGATATCATGAACGAAACAGCTATCCAGGGTCTGAAACCAGAAGCAGTCTGGAAGTACTTCCTCGAAATCAGCGCGATACCACGCGGGTCTAAGAACGAAAAGCAGGTATTGGAGTATATCAAGAAGACGGCGGCGTCGATGGGACTGAAATATAAACAGGACAAGGTCGGGAATGTCCTGATTACAAAACCCGCGAGCCCGGGTAAGGAAAAGTCGCCGGTGGTAATCCTCCAGGCGCATACAGACATGGTCTGTGAAAAGAACCGGGACGTGCAGCACGATTTTCTTAAAGATGGCATTAAGTTTCACAAGGAGGGCAACTACATCAAAGCGGACGGCACGACGCTTGGCTCGGACGACGGAATTGGCGTCGCGTCTCTTCTTGCAGTGCTCGCCGACAAGTCTCTCGTTCACGGCCCGATCGAAGGCCTTTTTACGATAGACGAAGAAACGGGACTGACCGGAGCGAACCACATTGAGAAGGGCTTCCTGTCCGGATTCGTGATGATGAATCTCGATTCTGAAGATGAGGGCATCATCTATATCGGGTGCGCAGGCGGACTTGATACTTCTATTACAGTCCCTGTGAAAAGAAAAGCAGTTACAGGGAAAGTGGAATTTCTTAACGTGATGATTCGCGGCTTGAAGGGCGGACATTCCGGCGTTGACATTCATGTCGGCCGGGCAAACGCACTGAAACTTCTGACCCGCACATTAATGGCCATCGATGCGCGGACAAAAATGAAACTCGTCTCTTTGGAAGGCGGAAGCAAGCATAATGCTATCCCGCGCGAGGCCGAAGCGAGTATCGCGGTGCCGGCTTCGGATGCGGGAAGGGTAAGCAAGCTCGCGGCGGAATGTGAGAAGACGTTTAAGAATGCATTCTCTTCAGTCGATCCCGAAGTGAAGGTGCTTGTGGAAAAAGGAAAGAAGTCGAAACAGGCGTTCGACGACGCTTCGAAGCTCAAAGTTCTCGGGACGCTTGCCGGATTGCCCCACGGGGTCATCAGGATGAGCAACGATATCCCCGATCTCGTTGAAACATCCACCAACGTGGCGGTTATGCGGACCGAAAAAGCCGGCGTAACTATTGTCACGAGCCAAAGAAGTTCGATCGAATCGGAAAAGGATATGATTGCAGCCCAGGTTGCCTCTGTCGGCCAGTTGGCAGGCGCGAAGGTGAAAGTGAGCGACGGATATCCCGGCTGGCAGCCGAATGTCAATTCTCGCGCACTGAATATCGGGAAAGAGACTTACAAGCGCACATTCGGCAAAGACCCCGCCGTGAAAGCTATCCACGCAGGACTTGAATGCGGTATCATAAACGACCGGGCCGGCGGAACGATCGACACCATTTCTTTCGGACCCACGATCATCGGGCCGCATTCGCCAGATGAACGAGTGGAGATCGGGAGCGTCGAAAAATTTTACAGGTTCCTTGTCGAACAGCTTAGAGCAATAGCATAACGGATATTTCCGTCGTCGCGTCCCCCTCTCTTTTTCGGGAGGGGGAACACAATCAGGCGGGTTAGTGTTAACATGATTGATTAAGTTGTCGTAGCACTCATGTAGAGATTAATTGAAGGGAGGAGGAGGGATGAAGTTTGCGGGCTGGTATGCAACCGTGGCAGGTGTTCTGATCTTTATCCACTGGGGGTTCTTTCTATTCACTGCGAACGTGCCGGAATTGGAAACTATGCCGTTTCAAATCTCAGCCCATCTGGCGGCCGAGTTCGCCACGGCCATAGTCCTTATCGGCAGCGGGCTTGCAGTCCTGAAAAACAGAGTATGGGCCCCGAAAGCGTACTTCGTTGCATCGGGGATGCTCATCTATACCGTGATAAACAGCGGCGGTCATTTCGCACAACTTGGCAAGTGGACTTTCGTGGTGGTGTTCGGTGTCCTGCTCATACTCACGGTGATTGGACTCGGCAAGATGGTACGCACTACAAGTGCGTGAATGAATCTCCCGGCGGACATCGAGCTTTAGGCATTTTAGTCCCACCGTCGGCATCTTCGGTGATTCGTCGAGTTGAAGCTAATCATTATTCCACTGGCAAATATCCGGGTAGAGCATTCGCCCCTCGTGGGTCTCTATCTCTCACGCCTTCAGATAAATCAAGCGTAATGTAATGGCAATGCCTCGATCAAGACCAAAAAGAATATACGAGCTCGAGCGGATTGGAAACGCGAGAACAGTCCAGCTGTATGCAGACGGGTTCAGTGCGTTGACAAATCGCGAGAAGATCTTCGCGTACTTCATGGTACAGGCGGCAATCGCCGGCCGCAATATCGCCATCGACCAGGCGAACAAGTACGCCGTCCGGATCATGAAATTATGCGAGCATATCATCTCTAGCCCGAAGGGAATCCCGGTTAAGAACATTGACGCGATCCGGAACTATGTCAAGTTATTCTGGATCAATAACGGGATGTATGACCACGGGACTAACAGGAAATTTGTGCCGGCATGCAGCGAACATGAATTCCGGAAAGCACTTCAAACCGCCTGTAAGAATCATCCCGAAAATAGCGGACCATTCCTGCGAACATTTGCCGATGTAAAAAGGGCGATGTTTGATCCGGACTTCATGCCCGTCGTTACCGATAAGACACCCGGTCATGATTTCATTTCCGAAAGCGCGAACAATTTTTACGAGGGACTAAATACATCCCGGCTGAACGAATGGGTAGGCGGCGGAAATGAAAAGAACCCGCTTAATTCGAAGGTCATCGCGAGGAACGGGATGATTGAAGAGCTCATCTGGAGATGTGGAGGCGACGGGTGTGCACCGGGAATGTACACGCATGAGCTGAACCGCGTGGTGGAGAATCTTGAGAATGCAAAAGGATATGCGGCCAACAGACGTCAGGCTGAATCCGTAGAATTGCTGATAAGATTTTTTCGTTCCGGTGCGATCCCGGATTGGGAGAAATTCAATATAAACTGGGTCAAGGACTCATCGAATGTCGATTTCATATTGGGATTCATCGAAGTCTATATGGACCCGCGGGGACAAAAGGGAAGGTTTGAATCGGCAGTCTACTTCACAGATAAAAAGCAGACCAGGTTAATGCGGAAGCTCGCCGCAAGCGCGCAATATTTCGAGGACGGGGCTCCCTGGACAGACGAGTATAAGAAAAGGGACGTCGTTGCGCCTGTGGCCAATGTTGTGAACGTCATCGTCGAAACGGGCGACGCGGGACCGATCAGCGCCATCGGAATAAATCTTCCGAACGAGCAAGCTATCCGCCAGAAGTACGGTTCAAAAAGTATACTTCTTCACAATGTTGTTGCCG
This region includes:
- a CDS encoding DUF1697 domain-containing protein, translating into MAVYISLLRGINVGGNKIVPMSDLEGMFGQLGFSDVTTYIQSGNIVFKSGKKSVLELEKKISAAIKTRFGFQVDVLVLSLDDLKKMMEKNPFTDNKLKTGERIYFTIMSDKVKSETVASLNHPKGAGDDFKVIGRVAYLLCRTGYSKTVFNNNYIEKILKVTATTRNLETLSKLVEIGNDLAGKPD
- a CDS encoding J domain-containing protein, producing MTWQEAFDILELSNPKTLEELREAYSIQVKAWHPDRFESDAKMQRIGTARMKLINEAFRYLRENWSKREDYLIRQKVHKAPIPVGERRTGPREIVTVLEHARSVARKTGITFAAKRIHEYLGDATISAIFSDHRSRELRLKVGEAVTIEFGKSARYEIRLLQVRQVYKSRRGMPFPLFYPAADLAVTRLA
- a CDS encoding YwbE family protein; this translates as MIGTKRSDIEPGLKVSIVLKQDQRTGKLTEGIVKDILTSSPTHPHGIKVRLETGEVGRVKKIQNS
- a CDS encoding aminoacyl-histidine dipeptidase; its protein translation is MNETAIQGLKPEAVWKYFLEISAIPRGSKNEKQVLEYIKKTAASMGLKYKQDKVGNVLITKPASPGKEKSPVVILQAHTDMVCEKNRDVQHDFLKDGIKFHKEGNYIKADGTTLGSDDGIGVASLLAVLADKSLVHGPIEGLFTIDEETGLTGANHIEKGFLSGFVMMNLDSEDEGIIYIGCAGGLDTSITVPVKRKAVTGKVEFLNVMIRGLKGGHSGVDIHVGRANALKLLTRTLMAIDARTKMKLVSLEGGSKHNAIPREAEASIAVPASDAGRVSKLAAECEKTFKNAFSSVDPEVKVLVEKGKKSKQAFDDASKLKVLGTLAGLPHGVIRMSNDIPDLVETSTNVAVMRTEKAGVTIVTSQRSSIESEKDMIAAQVASVGQLAGAKVKVSDGYPGWQPNVNSRALNIGKETYKRTFGKDPAVKAIHAGLECGIINDRAGGTIDTISFGPTIIGPHSPDERVEIGSVEKFYRFLVEQLRAIA
- a CDS encoding peptidase M49: MPRSRPKRIYELERIGNARTVQLYADGFSALTNREKIFAYFMVQAAIAGRNIAIDQANKYAVRIMKLCEHIISSPKGIPVKNIDAIRNYVKLFWINNGMYDHGTNRKFVPACSEHEFRKALQTACKNHPENSGPFLRTFADVKRAMFDPDFMPVVTDKTPGHDFISESANNFYEGLNTSRLNEWVGGGNEKNPLNSKVIARNGMIEELIWRCGGDGCAPGMYTHELNRVVENLENAKGYAANRRQAESVELLIRFFRSGAIPDWEKFNINWVKDSSNVDFILGFIEVYMDPRGQKGRFESAVYFTDKKQTRLMRKLAASAQYFEDGAPWTDEYKKRDVVAPVANVVNVIVETGDAGPISAIGINLPNEQAIRQKYGSKSILLHNVVAAYKASEPKGLLEEFCFDKAEIRRAKKYGAISDDLHTAMHEVLGHASGKISDSLKGDPADYLPGYYSTLEEARADLVALWNAFDPMLKKLKLADSDEIGKAMYDAYVRNVFLQLRRIPSGDQLEEDHMKNRQLVVNYVIKNSEAIRTEHRKGKTFFHVIDYPLMREAVGRLLAEVMRIKAEGDLTAGKNLVDAYGLKINTAWRDEVMKRVKKLNVSSYTGFVMPALRPIKNKSGKITDVKISYPKDLTKQMLEFSSMAH